One genomic window of Acidobacteriota bacterium includes the following:
- a CDS encoding SRPBCC domain-containing protein has product MTKSTMNEPERMVITRVFDAPRELVWKAWTDPQYVMQWWGPKGFTAPVCQMDFRVGGKSLLCMKMPDGQECWNLVEYHEIVLHEKIVSSMYFSDSKGNKVDAAQLGIEHEAIDGAYDVTIFEDLGNGQTKLTFIGNEPMESAKESGQMEGWNQILDKIAAVVTKLAQAK; this is encoded by the coding sequence ATGACGAAAAGCACGATGAACGAACCAGAGCGGATGGTGATCACAAGAGTTTTTGATGCCCCACGCGAGTTGGTTTGGAAGGCGTGGACAGACCCGCAGTACGTGATGCAGTGGTGGGGGCCGAAGGGCTTTACTGCGCCCGTTTGCCAGATGGATTTTCGCGTTGGGGGAAAATCTCTCCTCTGCATGAAGATGCCGGATGGGCAGGAGTGCTGGAATCTGGTTGAATACCACGAGATTGTTCTGCACGAGAAGATCGTTTCCTCCATGTACTTTTCGGACTCAAAGGGAAACAAGGTTGACGCCGCCCAATTAGGAATAGAACATGAGGCCATCGACGGTGCGTACGACGTGACCATCTTTGAGGATCTCGGAAACGGCCAGACGAAACTCACCTTCATTGGAAATGAACCCATGGAGAGCGCGAAAGAGAGCGGTCAAATGGAGGGATGGAACCAGATACTCGATAAAATTGCCGCAGTCGTTACCAAGCTAGCGCAGGCGAAGTAA
- a CDS encoding bifunctional YncE family protein/alkaline phosphatase family protein translates to MVHGGNKYAPRVTRTVRFLLNVGFFFFMPALLLSQEQKLASAPTYTTPLATGVRLDPEGEFVDLSSMPLGMALAPNGKKLVVVLSGWREQGVQVVDLATRRVTQTLPQEAAFYGAAFSPDGNKLYVSGGNEDLIYCYSWRDGVAALDKKIVLGQKKEDKTGSRYPAGLAASKRGDFLYVVENVGDSLAVVDPSLGKVVQRFSTDHYPYAVEVAANGNVYVSAWGGHTLSMFRTNPDGTLVYTGRLEVGQRPSALKSNPSGSRLFVALAGTDRIAVVDTHAKKVLRYLKDEAPGAPSQGSTPNALSLSRDGSKLFVAEADNNAVAVFHTLEGAAQAGLHPAGRIPTDWYPTAVLETDKGLLILNGKGHGSHANPDGPTPGKGIQRPLGYGLGQLNGTLRLVSADLSPARLAQDSRRVAEANGWGQKRSTKRYPPFKHVVYIVKENRTYDQVLGDMKEGDGDPSLVFFGQDVSPNHHALALRFGLFDRFFTNAEVSGQGHVWSTAAYVTDYGEKVVPSMYSDRRADTAGDEADNPLGGYLWNLAARKGIWFRDYGDIVVGPDTQHDLPADVSSSYPETNLEIPDQKRADAWIEELHDFVRKGDMPALSLMYLPRDHTLGGSAGHSSPRACMADNDLALGRIVEALSQTPFWRDTVVFVVEDDSQAGPDHVDSHRSPFLAISAYNRPGTVHRFANTTDVIAALEDILGLGRMSKFDYFSRSLADTFAVTPDLTTYSPVVPKVDLNEVNPAQGAAARMSEGLDFSAPDRIDDALFNRILWTMLKPAGTAPPVTNMAPVHALQLAR, encoded by the coding sequence ATGGTTCATGGTGGAAACAAGTACGCACCACGAGTTACCCGCACGGTGCGGTTTCTGTTGAACGTCGGCTTCTTCTTTTTCATGCCAGCGTTGCTGTTGTCGCAGGAGCAAAAACTGGCTTCGGCCCCAACCTACACCACTCCTCTGGCAACCGGAGTGCGCCTTGATCCCGAAGGCGAATTCGTTGATTTGAGCAGCATGCCTCTGGGAATGGCGCTGGCGCCAAATGGTAAGAAACTGGTTGTAGTCCTGAGCGGCTGGCGCGAGCAGGGAGTCCAGGTTGTGGATCTTGCCACCCGGCGCGTGACCCAGACTCTTCCTCAGGAAGCGGCGTTTTATGGTGCGGCATTTTCTCCCGATGGCAACAAGCTGTACGTTTCCGGCGGCAATGAAGATTTGATCTACTGCTATTCGTGGCGCGACGGGGTTGCGGCCCTGGACAAAAAAATTGTCCTGGGACAAAAGAAAGAGGACAAAACAGGATCACGATATCCGGCGGGCCTTGCGGCCTCAAAGCGGGGCGATTTTCTTTACGTTGTGGAGAATGTCGGCGACAGCCTTGCCGTGGTGGACCCATCTTTGGGGAAGGTCGTGCAGCGATTTTCGACCGACCATTATCCTTACGCAGTCGAAGTGGCTGCGAATGGCAACGTGTATGTCTCCGCGTGGGGCGGTCACACTCTTTCAATGTTCCGGACAAACCCGGACGGAACATTGGTCTATACCGGCCGGCTCGAGGTTGGGCAGCGGCCGTCGGCGCTTAAGTCGAATCCATCCGGATCGCGGTTGTTCGTTGCCTTAGCGGGCACAGACCGGATTGCAGTGGTAGATACACATGCGAAAAAAGTTCTGCGCTATCTCAAAGACGAAGCCCCCGGCGCTCCTTCACAGGGAAGTACCCCCAATGCGCTCAGCCTTTCCCGGGACGGCTCCAAGCTGTTTGTGGCCGAAGCCGACAACAATGCCGTCGCCGTCTTTCATACTTTGGAAGGAGCCGCGCAAGCTGGGTTGCATCCGGCTGGCCGCATTCCTACAGACTGGTATCCGACCGCCGTTCTGGAAACAGATAAGGGGCTGCTCATCCTGAATGGAAAGGGGCACGGTAGCCACGCGAACCCAGACGGGCCAACTCCCGGAAAGGGGATCCAACGCCCGTTAGGCTATGGCCTTGGGCAGCTCAACGGAACACTACGGCTGGTTTCTGCTGATCTTAGTCCCGCGCGATTGGCTCAGGATTCCCGCAGGGTAGCGGAAGCGAATGGCTGGGGACAGAAGCGATCCACCAAGCGATATCCGCCTTTCAAGCATGTAGTTTACATCGTTAAGGAGAACCGTACCTACGATCAAGTTCTTGGTGATATGAAAGAAGGAGACGGTGACCCCAGCCTGGTGTTCTTCGGCCAGGACGTCTCGCCGAACCATCACGCGCTGGCCCTTCGCTTCGGGTTGTTTGACCGCTTTTTCACCAATGCTGAAGTAAGTGGCCAAGGACACGTCTGGTCCACCGCGGCCTATGTTACCGATTACGGCGAAAAGGTAGTTCCTTCCATGTATTCCGACCGGCGGGCGGACACTGCCGGCGACGAAGCCGACAACCCGCTGGGTGGGTATCTGTGGAACCTGGCCGCCAGGAAAGGAATCTGGTTCCGCGACTACGGCGATATCGTGGTCGGGCCCGATACGCAGCACGATCTGCCGGCTGACGTAAGCTCCAGTTATCCTGAAACCAACCTGGAGATTCCCGATCAAAAACGGGCCGACGCCTGGATCGAAGAGCTGCACGACTTTGTTCGTAAAGGCGACATGCCGGCGCTGTCCCTCATGTATTTGCCGAGAGATCACACGCTTGGCGGCTCCGCGGGCCATTCGTCGCCTCGGGCCTGCATGGCCGACAATGATCTTGCACTGGGACGAATCGTGGAAGCGCTCTCGCAGACTCCATTTTGGCGGGACACGGTGGTGTTTGTAGTGGAGGACGATTCGCAGGCCGGTCCTGACCACGTGGACTCACACCGCTCACCTTTTCTCGCCATCTCGGCTTATAACCGTCCGGGCACGGTGCACAGATTCGCCAACACAACGGACGTGATCGCGGCTCTCGAAGACATTTTAGGGCTGGGACGTATGTCCAAATTCGACTACTTCAGCCGCTCTCTGGCAGACACGTTTGCCGTGACGCCAGACCTCACAACCTACAGCCCCGTTGTCCCGAAAGTGGATTTGAATGAGGTGAACCCGGCGCAGGGCGCAGCTGCGAGGATGTCAGAAGGTCTGGATTTTAGTGCCCCTGATCGCATTGATGATGCGTTATTTAATCGAATTCTCTGGACCATGCTCAAACCGGCCGGCACGGCACCACCGGTCACAAACATGGCGCCGGTGCATGCGCTTCAATTAGCGCGGTAA
- a CDS encoding winged helix-turn-helix transcriptional regulator: protein MIHYHAVVDKLGTTFAALSDPTRRAMIQRLSHGPASVHGLTEPFALSQQMISKHIAYLVRARIVIKTKRGRESVCTLRPAAIKTVSDWAISYRRFWEESFDKLEVVVKEMKRTEVQR from the coding sequence ATAATCCACTACCATGCGGTTGTGGATAAATTAGGTACAACGTTTGCGGCTTTGTCTGATCCAACCCGGCGGGCAATGATCCAACGACTCTCCCATGGGCCTGCCTCGGTGCATGGATTGACGGAACCGTTTGCACTCTCGCAGCAGATGATTTCAAAACATATTGCCTACCTGGTGCGGGCGCGGATTGTGATCAAGACGAAGCGTGGACGAGAGAGTGTGTGCACGCTTAGGCCAGCGGCGATCAAGACGGTCAGCGACTGGGCGATTAGCTATCGCCGATTCTGGGAAGAGAGCTTCGACAAGCTGGAAGTGGTCGTGAAGGAAATGAAAAGAACGGAGGTCCAGAGATGA
- a CDS encoding S8 family peptidase has protein sequence MPRQNNFLLGHGERLTQRVDVPSGGGEKNPPYNFEAARARIATRMAAVASALRQLPDDASPGGQVVAVMTMHPRYVSKSDFPTDLLNTLGLRAVGSRTRTVRPEAWGVQKHPEAAVTEDIFVTGSRDRIAGWARDVSTWAPTHRGAQHLSHVEDVAEFSAREKLRMVPTDRTEGVLEVVLHNAGDQAVVDAFIEYARRHGAQPIADRRRNVKGLTFVPVRTEFALAEQLARFSFVRVARPIPTLRPLRPGITRTVRNNAVTLPTDGPHDTSFRALVFDGGLPNVAVTALSPWVTYIEPAGIGPAVPELQDHGLAVTAALLFGPINGTLRRPIAPVDHVRVLDDATGTGADLEYLDVLDRITTFLDTNPGRYQHVNLSIGPNIPITDDEVTAWTASLDQRFAGGNSVVTVAAGNDGDRDAASGLNRVQPPADAVNVLGVGASDGNGTTGWRRAGYSCVGPGSSPGIVKPDGIAFGGSDREPFIVLAARPGLVTEGIQGTSFASPFTLGSSIGVRAQLGTELSPLTIRALMVHRADPAEHGRPEIGWGRFESDAVRLITCEDDEALVVYQGILPVGEHLRARVPVPREPLLGNVQLSASLVIAPEVDPEYPGAYTRSGLEVAFRPDSTKFTEYEDGRRSAHPQSKSFFSSSNMYGAAEFVMRDDGHKWEPCLRHTKTLRATSLNNPCFDIYYHHREAGMAADAPQPIPYAFIISLRAPRIPDLYNRVVRAYANVLVPLRPRLRIQVQS, from the coding sequence ATGCCTCGACAAAATAATTTTCTTTTGGGTCATGGAGAGCGACTCACTCAACGAGTGGATGTGCCGTCCGGCGGTGGCGAAAAGAATCCGCCCTACAATTTCGAAGCCGCTCGCGCCCGCATCGCGACTCGCATGGCCGCGGTTGCTAGTGCTCTTCGACAACTTCCAGACGATGCTTCCCCAGGTGGACAAGTCGTCGCCGTCATGACGATGCATCCGCGCTACGTCTCAAAGAGCGACTTTCCGACAGATCTGCTGAACACTCTCGGGCTTAGAGCTGTCGGCAGTCGGACCAGGACCGTGCGGCCGGAAGCTTGGGGTGTTCAAAAACATCCTGAAGCGGCCGTGACCGAAGACATTTTCGTCACCGGATCTAGGGACAGGATCGCAGGTTGGGCTAGAGATGTTTCGACGTGGGCTCCAACGCATCGAGGAGCGCAGCATTTGTCGCACGTTGAAGATGTTGCCGAGTTTTCCGCGAGAGAAAAACTTCGGATGGTCCCTACTGATCGGACCGAGGGCGTTTTGGAAGTAGTTTTGCACAATGCGGGCGACCAAGCAGTCGTTGATGCCTTCATCGAATACGCTCGAAGACATGGAGCCCAGCCCATCGCTGATCGCCGTCGAAACGTGAAGGGCCTAACCTTCGTTCCTGTTCGCACAGAGTTCGCATTGGCTGAGCAGTTGGCACGCTTCTCGTTCGTCCGTGTTGCGCGTCCAATCCCGACTCTGCGCCCCCTGCGGCCGGGAATCACCCGAACGGTCCGCAACAACGCAGTTACGTTGCCGACGGATGGCCCGCATGACACTTCGTTTCGAGCCCTCGTCTTCGATGGCGGATTGCCGAACGTTGCGGTCACAGCTCTTTCGCCGTGGGTGACGTACATCGAGCCTGCGGGCATCGGTCCTGCTGTACCTGAACTTCAGGATCACGGCTTGGCTGTGACCGCGGCTCTACTCTTCGGACCGATCAATGGAACTCTCCGACGGCCGATTGCGCCGGTCGATCACGTTCGCGTGCTCGACGACGCGACCGGGACCGGAGCGGACCTCGAATACCTGGATGTTCTCGATCGGATCACGACGTTTCTCGACACGAATCCCGGTCGTTATCAGCATGTCAATTTGAGTATCGGTCCGAACATTCCGATTACCGACGACGAAGTGACGGCGTGGACAGCCTCGCTCGATCAGCGGTTCGCGGGAGGAAACTCGGTCGTCACAGTTGCGGCCGGGAATGATGGCGATCGCGATGCCGCGAGCGGGCTGAACCGAGTGCAACCGCCCGCCGATGCGGTCAACGTGCTCGGCGTCGGGGCCTCTGATGGCAATGGAACAACGGGTTGGCGACGTGCTGGGTACAGTTGCGTCGGTCCGGGCAGCAGTCCCGGCATCGTTAAGCCGGACGGGATTGCGTTCGGGGGATCTGATCGCGAACCATTCATCGTGCTTGCTGCGCGGCCGGGTCTCGTGACTGAGGGGATTCAGGGAACAAGCTTCGCATCTCCCTTTACGCTCGGATCGAGCATCGGCGTCCGGGCACAGCTCGGTACTGAGTTGTCTCCTCTCACGATTCGCGCGCTGATGGTGCATCGAGCTGATCCAGCCGAGCATGGAAGACCTGAGATCGGTTGGGGACGATTTGAATCTGACGCCGTGCGGCTCATCACTTGCGAGGATGACGAAGCACTCGTTGTCTACCAAGGAATCCTCCCGGTAGGAGAACACCTGCGAGCGCGAGTTCCTGTGCCGCGCGAACCTTTGCTCGGTAATGTTCAACTCTCAGCGAGTTTGGTGATCGCTCCGGAAGTGGATCCAGAGTATCCGGGGGCCTACACGCGCAGCGGACTCGAAGTCGCGTTCCGACCTGATTCGACAAAGTTCACTGAGTACGAAGACGGTCGCCGCTCTGCTCATCCGCAATCGAAGTCGTTTTTCTCGTCGTCCAACATGTATGGTGCCGCCGAGTTCGTGATGCGCGACGACGGTCATAAGTGGGAACCATGCTTGCGGCACACGAAGACGCTTAGAGCTACGAGCCTCAACAATCCCTGTTTTGATATTTACTACCATCACAGGGAGGCGGGAATGGCCGCCGATGCGCCCCAACCGATCCCGTACGCCTTCATCATCAGCCTTCGCGCGCCGAGGATCCCTGATCTCTATAACCGTGTCGTGAGAGCCTACGCAAATGTGCTCGTTCCACTCCGACCGCGACTCCGGATTCAGGTTCAGAGTTAA
- a CDS encoding amidohydrolase, whose amino-acid sequence MTGKIALEEHFVLPETADTSYAIRDLPTPELRQKVLDVGSGRIAEMDRGGVEIAILSHVAAGIQAIPNVSQAIDLARRINDYLADHIAKYPKRLKGFAALPLQDPQAAARELTRCVHELGFCGALVNGFSQIGEADSAVPYDLPQYRAFWATVQELDVPFYLHPRPPLSTRQQAYEGYPWLAGSPWGFAVETSIHALRLMASGLFDEYPKLRIILGHLGEGLTFGIWRVDHRISRGSGTPKAKLPMSHYLRENFYITTSGNFRTQALTNVILEVGADRVLYSVDYPFEDMVEAKDWFDQASISEPDRMKIAHGNAQKLFHL is encoded by the coding sequence ATCACAGGCAAAATTGCGCTGGAAGAACACTTTGTGCTTCCCGAAACCGCCGACACAAGTTACGCGATAAGAGATCTTCCAACGCCCGAACTTCGGCAGAAGGTCCTCGACGTGGGCAGCGGACGCATCGCAGAGATGGACCGCGGTGGTGTCGAAATCGCTATCCTCTCGCACGTTGCGGCTGGGATTCAGGCGATTCCCAACGTTTCGCAGGCTATCGATCTAGCACGGCGAATCAATGACTATTTGGCCGATCACATCGCAAAGTATCCCAAACGACTGAAAGGCTTTGCGGCTTTGCCATTGCAGGATCCTCAGGCGGCCGCTCGTGAATTGACACGTTGCGTGCATGAACTGGGATTCTGCGGGGCGTTGGTCAACGGATTCTCACAGATCGGCGAAGCCGATTCGGCCGTTCCTTATGATTTGCCGCAATACCGTGCGTTCTGGGCAACGGTCCAGGAGCTCGATGTGCCGTTCTATCTACATCCTCGTCCTCCCCTGAGCACCCGCCAGCAGGCCTACGAAGGGTACCCGTGGCTCGCCGGTTCGCCGTGGGGCTTTGCGGTCGAAACTTCGATTCACGCTCTTCGCCTGATGGCCAGCGGGCTGTTCGATGAGTATCCCAAACTCAGAATTATTCTTGGCCACCTTGGCGAAGGACTGACGTTCGGCATCTGGCGCGTGGACCATCGCATATCTAGGGGTAGCGGTACTCCGAAAGCGAAGCTGCCGATGAGCCACTATCTGCGTGAGAATTTCTACATCACTACCAGCGGCAATTTCCGCACGCAGGCGCTGACCAATGTGATTCTCGAAGTTGGAGCAGACCGCGTGCTGTACTCGGTGGACTACCCTTTTGAGGACATGGTCGAGGCGAAGGACTGGTTCGACCAGGCCAGCATCAGCGAGCCAGACCGCATGAAAATTGCCCACGGTAATGCCCAGAAATTGTTCCACCTCTAG
- a CDS encoding ABC-F family ATP-binding cassette domain-containing protein — protein MISFSNINKQYGKQLLFVDASFQLNPGEKVGLVGPNGAGKTTLFRMVVGEESPDDGNVSVPKKLTIGYFRQDVEEMQGRSVLDEAIAGSGRVGDLHHELEALQREMSDPDKADEMDRILDRFGHVQEEYEHLGGYALESQAREVLHGLGFKDDQIDGDVGALSGGWKMRVALARVLLGMPDVLLMDEPTNHLDIESIIWLEQFLKSFPGALLMTSHDREFMNRLVSKIADIDGGEIITYSGNYDFYERERAIRESNQQAAFARQQSMLAKEQRFIDRFRTHAAKAAQVQSRIKALDKIEKIELPKKRQVVKFDFRVPPRSGEQVAVLENLHKSYGPRVIYEGFNLTIRRGERWAVMGRNGAGKTTLLKMIAGATTPDAGSVKLGASLYMGYFAQQSLDVLSSDLTVAEQLQQDFPQDSIGSLRNLAGAFQFSGEDTDKKIRALSGGEKSRLAIARMLYNPPNFLVLDEPTNHLDLATKEMLVDALKDFEGTMIFVSHDRMFLRGLGSRVLELGGESGTDRNPTVYPGSYVEYVQKLGHEAPGIYS, from the coding sequence ATGATCTCTTTCTCAAACATCAATAAGCAGTATGGCAAGCAGTTGCTCTTCGTGGACGCTTCGTTTCAGTTGAATCCCGGCGAAAAAGTCGGACTGGTCGGCCCCAATGGGGCGGGCAAGACAACGCTCTTCCGGATGGTGGTCGGCGAGGAGAGTCCCGACGACGGCAATGTCTCTGTCCCCAAGAAGTTGACGATCGGCTACTTTCGCCAGGACGTCGAGGAAATGCAGGGTCGTTCGGTCCTGGATGAAGCGATCGCAGGCAGCGGACGCGTCGGCGATCTGCACCACGAACTCGAAGCTTTGCAGCGGGAAATGTCCGACCCTGACAAGGCGGATGAAATGGACCGCATCCTTGATCGCTTCGGTCACGTGCAGGAGGAGTACGAGCACCTGGGCGGTTACGCGCTCGAATCGCAAGCGCGTGAAGTGCTCCACGGTCTGGGATTCAAAGACGATCAGATTGACGGCGACGTGGGCGCCCTCTCCGGCGGATGGAAGATGCGCGTTGCGCTGGCGCGCGTCCTGCTCGGAATGCCGGACGTATTGCTGATGGACGAACCGACGAACCATCTCGACATTGAATCCATCATCTGGCTGGAACAGTTTCTCAAGTCATTCCCCGGCGCGCTGCTGATGACTTCGCACGACCGCGAGTTCATGAATCGCCTGGTCTCAAAGATTGCCGACATTGATGGCGGCGAGATCATCACCTACTCCGGCAACTACGATTTCTACGAGCGCGAGCGGGCGATCCGAGAGAGCAATCAGCAGGCGGCGTTCGCCCGGCAGCAGTCCATGCTAGCCAAGGAGCAGCGCTTCATTGATCGCTTCCGGACGCACGCCGCCAAAGCCGCCCAGGTGCAGAGCCGGATCAAGGCCCTGGACAAGATCGAGAAGATCGAACTGCCCAAGAAACGGCAGGTCGTGAAATTTGATTTTCGCGTTCCACCGCGATCCGGCGAACAGGTGGCCGTCCTTGAGAATCTGCATAAGAGCTACGGGCCGCGCGTGATTTATGAAGGATTCAATCTCACCATCCGCCGCGGCGAACGCTGGGCCGTCATGGGAAGAAACGGCGCGGGCAAAACCACACTGCTCAAGATGATTGCCGGCGCTACTACCCCAGATGCTGGAAGTGTAAAGCTCGGCGCCAGCCTGTATATGGGCTACTTCGCGCAACAATCGCTCGACGTGCTCAGTTCCGATCTCACCGTCGCCGAACAACTACAACAAGATTTCCCCCAGGACAGTATCGGCTCGCTGCGGAACCTGGCGGGAGCATTCCAGTTCTCCGGCGAAGACACAGATAAGAAGATCCGCGCCCTCTCCGGCGGAGAAAAGTCGCGCCTGGCAATCGCACGCATGCTCTACAACCCGCCGAACTTCCTGGTGCTCGACGAACCGACCAATCACTTGGATCTCGCAACCAAAGAAATGCTGGTGGACGCCCTCAAAGATTTCGAAGGCACCATGATCTTCGTATCGCATGACCGCATGTTCCTTCGCGGACTCGGCTCACGTGTGCTGGAACTGGGCGGCGAGAGCGGTACGGACCGCAATCCCACGGTATATCCCGGCTCGTACGTTGAGTACGTGCAGAAGCTTGGACACGAGGCGCCAGGGATCTATTCGTAG
- a CDS encoding M28 family peptidase — translation MKIHPSKRLALLLLLSVSLVWGQTAADSPAPPTSYPSPTPAALATAEHAISGHDPGPSGPSPVTDLLKLLLASVNSTEAFTNMEAMWATDRYFDFARFQQTAKNVAEMMRQAGLDDVQIGQGPADGVTQNGFWTQPMAWDAHSATLEIVSPQVPEDMRVLADYQKIPTSLCQWSGPTPPGGVEGELVLRPKDIRNADLKGKWVLGHRMSKTDLKQAGALGMVRESGVNRTLLDERDWENDFGDNGWAFNKNDTPTVCLSITPRQEQYLTELLKKGQVKLRANVDTRYYSGTYPYVSGVIQGTDGADAEEVLSLGHLYEEGANDNSAGVASILEAITTLNRLIKEGKLPRPKRTIRMLAMGERYGTLAYLDAHKDRTKRTIAAMCIDTPAGWQYMAGTQFIWSMNPQSASSFVDAFTVRLAAEYFPMVRRPHLWSEYNRGAYYGGTDDDLGESMIGIPTTSVNSGHGIPAHHTSFDTPAQVDPKSLRDLAVMNAAYAYFLASAGPEQMHWMAELAVERGYDQINSGTANSLDLVAAARDADSLGHLLYWEKARVDYNLARETKAVKQAVNLPQELAALAFFAGAQKVRIEGAVKDRATQLHLATIQPMPPNFGPEAEKIIVRRKRMGALPLDEIPESQREGFPDSGFWSPTMAALYWCDGKRNLAEVIQNTEMELGPQNNFDWVGYFKFLQRHGYVDFVQ, via the coding sequence ATGAAAATCCACCCATCAAAACGACTAGCTCTGCTCCTGCTGCTAAGTGTCAGCCTGGTTTGGGGACAGACCGCCGCCGATTCCCCCGCGCCTCCAACTTCTTATCCCTCGCCCACTCCAGCCGCCCTAGCCACCGCCGAGCACGCGATCTCAGGACACGACCCGGGACCCTCAGGCCCGAGTCCTGTCACTGACCTGCTGAAGCTTCTGCTGGCCAGCGTCAACTCGACGGAAGCCTTTACGAACATGGAGGCAATGTGGGCAACCGACCGCTATTTTGACTTCGCCAGATTTCAGCAGACCGCAAAGAATGTCGCGGAGATGATGCGGCAGGCAGGACTGGACGACGTCCAGATAGGCCAGGGGCCCGCCGACGGTGTGACGCAGAACGGTTTTTGGACGCAGCCGATGGCGTGGGACGCGCATTCTGCCACGTTGGAAATCGTGTCGCCTCAGGTTCCAGAGGACATGCGCGTTCTTGCCGACTATCAGAAAATTCCTACCTCGCTGTGCCAGTGGAGCGGTCCCACTCCACCCGGAGGCGTCGAGGGTGAGCTCGTGCTGCGTCCCAAGGACATTCGCAATGCGGATCTGAAAGGCAAGTGGGTGCTTGGCCACCGCATGTCCAAGACCGATTTGAAGCAGGCCGGTGCGCTGGGTATGGTTCGCGAGAGCGGGGTGAACCGCACGCTGTTGGACGAGCGCGACTGGGAGAACGATTTCGGCGATAACGGCTGGGCCTTCAATAAAAACGACACGCCTACGGTGTGCCTCTCCATTACACCGCGACAGGAGCAATACCTTACTGAGTTGCTAAAAAAAGGACAAGTGAAGCTCCGCGCCAACGTTGACACACGTTACTACAGCGGGACGTATCCGTATGTAAGCGGCGTCATTCAAGGCACCGACGGCGCGGACGCAGAGGAAGTGCTCTCACTCGGACATTTATATGAAGAGGGCGCCAACGATAACTCCGCAGGCGTCGCATCCATTCTTGAAGCCATAACCACCCTCAACCGGCTGATTAAGGAAGGCAAATTACCCAGGCCAAAGCGGACCATCCGCATGTTGGCCATGGGCGAGCGCTATGGCACGCTCGCGTATCTCGATGCCCACAAGGATCGAACCAAGCGAACCATCGCCGCGATGTGCATCGACACACCCGCCGGATGGCAGTACATGGCAGGAACGCAATTCATCTGGTCCATGAATCCGCAATCGGCCAGTTCTTTTGTGGATGCATTCACTGTGCGCCTTGCCGCGGAATATTTCCCCATGGTGCGCCGTCCTCATTTATGGAGTGAGTACAACCGGGGCGCATACTACGGCGGAACCGACGATGACCTCGGCGAGTCGATGATCGGCATTCCCACGACCTCGGTGAATAGCGGCCACGGAATCCCTGCCCACCACACCAGCTTCGATACCCCCGCGCAGGTCGACCCCAAATCCCTGCGCGACCTCGCCGTCATGAACGCGGCTTACGCATATTTTCTGGCATCGGCGGGACCGGAGCAGATGCACTGGATGGCTGAGTTAGCAGTGGAGCGCGGATACGATCAGATCAATTCGGGGACGGCAAACAGCCTGGACCTGGTGGCTGCGGCAAGAGACGCCGACAGCCTGGGACATCTTCTCTATTGGGAGAAGGCTCGCGTTGACTACAACCTGGCGCGCGAAACCAAGGCGGTCAAACAAGCCGTCAATCTCCCGCAGGAACTGGCTGCACTAGCCTTCTTTGCCGGCGCGCAGAAAGTGCGGATCGAAGGCGCCGTGAAAGACCGTGCAACGCAACTTCATTTGGCAACGATACAGCCGATGCCCCCCAACTTCGGTCCCGAAGCCGAAAAGATCATCGTTCGCCGCAAGCGAATGGGCGCTCTCCCACTGGATGAGATTCCAGAGAGTCAGCGGGAAGGATTTCCTGACAGCGGCTTCTGGTCGCCAACCATGGCAGCACTTTACTGGTGCGATGGCAAACGCAATCTAGCCGAGGTCATCCAAAACACGGAGATGGAACTGGGCCCGCAAAATAATTTTGACTGGGTGGGTTATTTTAAATTCCTGCAGCGGCACGGTTACGTGGACTTCGTGCAGTAA